One region of Lathamus discolor isolate bLatDis1 chromosome 2, bLatDis1.hap1, whole genome shotgun sequence genomic DNA includes:
- the NUP42 gene encoding nucleoporin NUP42 isoform X1, which produces MAICQFFLQGRCRFGERCWNEHPRGGVRHGSSATSYQGTSRGGGGGGWGSASQRHTNVIQPSTFKSNVWGGSRDYGRGLSASSGFGSSSGSSGNADFSQNRFSVLVNSQNVADGYRDEEERLLESVVKDMETWESSGQWIFSSYSPVKEKLNVSGFRDFSPEELHLEYYNCRANNNIQSYINSVQQLADQWKTRLLQLKVLNASTKAALLSELKNTVTQSLPAFGFGGQQSLSFGLSSFPVISSSSSVSSFSFKTSSSLVNASSGNTPAFGSSSAGCNPPAFGATSSLSVSQSAGFGSAAAPSAASFSFKTSETTSGFGTSGFSGFGTTSAVSSSNITPPKVFGDFSAPVATSPSHSSSTLFGQTASASAQTLMSAPSAVTNNTSSEKLFTPKSELSAEDLKQFEAKKFTIGKIPLKPPPLELLNI; this is translated from the exons ATGGCCATCTGTCAGTTCTTCCTGCAGGGCCGCTGCCGCTTCGGGGAGCGGTGCTGGAACGAGCATCCCCGCGGCGGCGTACGGCACGGGTCCTCCGCCACCTCCTACCAAG GTacaagcagaggaggaggaggaggaggatggggtaGCGCTAGCCAGAGACACACTAATGTTATCCAACCATCTACCTTTAAGTCTAATGTGTGGGGTGGCAGCAGAGATTATGGAAGAGGACTTTCTGCCTCCTCTGGCTTTGGATCATCAAGTGGCAGCAGCGGAAATGCGGACTTTTCACAGAACAGATTTTCTGTATTAGTGAACAGTCAAAACGTTGCTGATGGCTACAGAGATGAAGAGGAGAGACTTCT tgAAAGTGTAGTGAAAGACATGGAAACATGGGAATCTTCAGGACAATGGATATTTTCGTCATATTCAccagtgaaagaaaagctgaatgtCTCAG GCTTTCGAGATTTCTCACCAGAAGAGTTGCATCTGGAGTATTATAACTGCAGAGCAAACAATAACATTCAGAGCTat aTAAATTCTGTCCAACAGTTAGCAGACCAATGGAAAACTCGGCTGCTTCAGTTGAAAGTTTTAAATGCATCAACAAAAGCAGCCTTG CTATCCGAACTGAAGAACACAGTCACTCAATCATTGCCTGCCTTTGGATTTGGAGGACAGCAGTCATTGAGCTTTGGGTTGTCAA GCTTTCCTGTGAtcagcagcagtagcagtgtTAGCAGTTTCTCCTTTAAAACAAGTTCCAGTCTCGTCAATGCATCATCTGGAAACACCCCTGCTTTTGGGAGCTCTTCTGCTGGTTGTAATCCTCCCGCATTTGGTGCGACGTCCTCTCTTAGTGTATCCCAGTCTGCTGGTTTTGGCAGCGCAGCAGCCCCGTCTGCAGCCTCCTTCTCATTTAAAACTTCTGAAACAACTAGTGGTTTTGGAACTTCTGGGTTTTCAGGGTTTGGCACTACTTCTGCTGTGAGCTCTTCAAACATCACTCCACCTAAAGTCTTTGGAGATTTTAGTGCACCCGTAGCAACTTCTCCCTCACATTCAAGCAGTACTCTATTTGGACAGACTGCCAGTGCCTCCGCACAGACCTTAATGTCAGCGCCTTCTGCAGTCACAAACAATACTTCATCAGAAAAGTTATTTACACCAAAGAGCGAACTGTCAGCTGAAGACTTGAAACAATTCGAAGCAAAAAAGTTTACAATTGGAAAGATTCCTCTTAAGCCACCACCATTAGAACTCTTAAATATTTAG
- the NUP42 gene encoding nucleoporin NUP42 isoform X2, whose translation METWESSGQWIFSSYSPVKEKLNVSGFRDFSPEELHLEYYNCRANNNIQSYINSVQQLADQWKTRLLQLKVLNASTKAALLSELKNTVTQSLPAFGFGGQQSLSFGLSSFPVISSSSSVSSFSFKTSSSLVNASSGNTPAFGSSSAGCNPPAFGATSSLSVSQSAGFGSAAAPSAASFSFKTSETTSGFGTSGFSGFGTTSAVSSSNITPPKVFGDFSAPVATSPSHSSSTLFGQTASASAQTLMSAPSAVTNNTSSEKLFTPKSELSAEDLKQFEAKKFTIGKIPLKPPPLELLNI comes from the exons ATGGAAACATGGGAATCTTCAGGACAATGGATATTTTCGTCATATTCAccagtgaaagaaaagctgaatgtCTCAG GCTTTCGAGATTTCTCACCAGAAGAGTTGCATCTGGAGTATTATAACTGCAGAGCAAACAATAACATTCAGAGCTat aTAAATTCTGTCCAACAGTTAGCAGACCAATGGAAAACTCGGCTGCTTCAGTTGAAAGTTTTAAATGCATCAACAAAAGCAGCCTTG CTATCCGAACTGAAGAACACAGTCACTCAATCATTGCCTGCCTTTGGATTTGGAGGACAGCAGTCATTGAGCTTTGGGTTGTCAA GCTTTCCTGTGAtcagcagcagtagcagtgtTAGCAGTTTCTCCTTTAAAACAAGTTCCAGTCTCGTCAATGCATCATCTGGAAACACCCCTGCTTTTGGGAGCTCTTCTGCTGGTTGTAATCCTCCCGCATTTGGTGCGACGTCCTCTCTTAGTGTATCCCAGTCTGCTGGTTTTGGCAGCGCAGCAGCCCCGTCTGCAGCCTCCTTCTCATTTAAAACTTCTGAAACAACTAGTGGTTTTGGAACTTCTGGGTTTTCAGGGTTTGGCACTACTTCTGCTGTGAGCTCTTCAAACATCACTCCACCTAAAGTCTTTGGAGATTTTAGTGCACCCGTAGCAACTTCTCCCTCACATTCAAGCAGTACTCTATTTGGACAGACTGCCAGTGCCTCCGCACAGACCTTAATGTCAGCGCCTTCTGCAGTCACAAACAATACTTCATCAGAAAAGTTATTTACACCAAAGAGCGAACTGTCAGCTGAAGACTTGAAACAATTCGAAGCAAAAAAGTTTACAATTGGAAAGATTCCTCTTAAGCCACCACCATTAGAACTCTTAAATATTTAG